Below is a genomic region from Brassica rapa cultivar Chiifu-401-42 chromosome A08, CAAS_Brap_v3.01, whole genome shotgun sequence.
TGTAGAAACGAATTTAGGGTTTGTGTAATTTGAGCAATAGATATTAAAGTTTGGAGCTTTGGATAGAATTCAACAATTTGAGCAAATGATTTTAAAGTTTGGAGCTTTGAGTTGAATTTAGGGTTTGTATGATCAACAATTTGagattttaaagtttttggAGGTTTAGGTTCTAGCAGTAGttaattgtttttggtttgTGTTATATAGTATGTAAAGTACGTTGTTGTGTCATGTCtcattctcttctcttcttgttCAAGTCTAAAGCAAGAGCATGGATCGGTGCCTCTTCATCTGTTCTTATGTTTTAACGTATCTTGTTGTTCTCTGTTTTCAGTACATGGTATTGCTGAAGGAAGACCTGTGCATGTGCGACAACGCCGCCTTCCTTGCTGTGGAATTGGTCTTGGATGGTTCCTGTAAGTTCCTCTTTGTTTTCAACAATGTCCTAGTAACACAATCCACACCAAGATCTTACttgttagttttgtatttgatctTGTTGAAGGTTCATAGTTGGGTTTTTCCTTGGAGCAATCCCTTGGTACGTCGGAATGTTCATCATGATAGTTGGAAGGAGGATCGACCACAGGGAGAAGCCAGGATACATTGCTTGCACCATCGCTGTAAGTTTGTTCAGATACTATATGATGTCTTTTGTGTTTGTTCTTGGATTGCATTGGGGATCTGATCAAAATGATTGATGCATGTGTAAAAAATACTTTCAGGCTATACTTGCAACAATTGCTGTGATTCTTGGTGTAACTAAAGGAGCAGAAGACTGGTGATCAATCAAAACTATGTTTGTGGTCAAGTCAGAACGTTTGTATAGGTGTCAGACAAACATTTCGTcttgtattttattatattcgtGCTGCTTGAAGAAAGACAAAAAGGTGTAAACTTAATAAAAAGATATGAGTTAAGTTATTTGCAAGAAAATAAGATTGAAGATGGTTTTATCATATGGTTATCCAGAGACAGTTGCATTGTTTTGCATCCTCAGGAGTTACAAGGAACCATCCTCCATCTTCCTGGGCCAACAGCTTTTGGTTCACCGAGTCTATAACTACACTCACATTCCCAAATCCATAAATCTGAAGACCATTGTGCGATCTATTCGGTTTAGGTTTGAAAAGCAAACCCTTCTCATATGCAATAGCTTCCAAGATTTCTTTCAAACTCAGCACCTCAGTGTTATACAGATGAATCACTAGGATGGTAAGCATCAAGAACATCACTCAATTTCATCTGAATGATTTGATACAAAAATTTCAACTTCTGACCAAGTATTGGCAACCAAGGGTGCACCCAAACATGGATGGCAACAAGCCAACAAGCTTCCTTTCGTGGGTCCCAAAGACTCCACAGCAGTTGACAGTTTAGGCAGCACTACTGTGCCCAAAATCGTACCAAGATGGATGAAGGCAGtaaacttttgtttcttttatatattcatCTAATTTCAAATCTTTCTTTCTTCGGATAAAgtcaatatttttttggttcacACAGTAATTACTAATTAGTATAAAGTCAAGAATTTTaggaatattttgttttctcttaCCAACTTTTGTTTTTTCCAACAATACCTTCTCAGCTGTTTTTTAAGAAGAGTTTCTATATTCGGTATGAACCAACCAAAATCACTTTTATTCTGTACAAACGACACAGATTTGGAGTTTTGGACTATAACACAAAGAAAGGGACGTCCCACCCTTTTAAATGTTATAACAAACAAAAGTCGGAGCCGACGATGACTCAACTTTTAGTTGATTTATTCAAAAACGTTGTTATAATGTTGAAGTTAATTAATGACTAAACTTGTATCCTCACAGTAGAGAAATATGTGTAGACATGACGCCATATAATCGCATGCATTGGTTGAACCATGCAATTTAGTAAATGATAATGACCCTAGTCTACACGTaatttgattatatttaaaattaaaattaattgatatgGTTGGACAAACAGATATACGATTAATAGTACTATATCACATGCGTTTCTTAAAAGAGTTAGATTGCTATTCATCGTCTCCATAGAACAAAGCCACCTGGTTCCATACTTTTTGTCTGCGACTAAGTTAACTTTAACTAGAAAATCAGTATCATTGGTGATTAACTACTTTTCTAAGTTTAACACTTAATAAAATTAAGggttaatttcaaattatctaCCTAAATGTCACTCATGAAAATTGAAAgggaaatatttattaaatattgaaATTAAGGTGAGAATTGCGTGAGAACTCTCCTTTCTCTAACGTAGGTACTTACGACACCGTTAAAAAAGTAGGTAATTACGACGAAAACAGACGcaaacaaaaagagaagaaagtaAATCTGGAAGTATTCAGTAtattaagtttcaaaaaaagaagtatTTAGTATATTAGAAaatgaataataatttttaaaaaagaaatacactaaattatgtcaaaaaaaggaaatacactAAATACTCATGCAATAAAGGCTAAAGCCACATGCATGTAGCGTAAGGAagacaaaatttaatttttggaaACAGCAAAGAGCTTGTTGTTATAAATTCATTGCCATACATCGAATTATTACATATATCTTCTCTATATAATATACACAGCTGCCTCCAAAATATGTAGTCAACTTATGAGACTATTAAGCATCATCATTATAGTCTTGTCtcctttctcttcctctcttcctcTTTTCTCTTCATAGATCAAGAACGTAACTAAAAATAAAGATGATTGAGATAACTGCAGTAAGAAAAGTGTTCTTGATCGGGTTCTTGATCTTGATACTAAACTGGGTATGGAGAGCTGTGAATTGGGTTTGGTTAAGGCCAAAGAGACTGGAGAAGTATCTGAAGAAACAAGGTTTTTCTGGGAACTCTTACAGAGTTTTGATGGGAGACATAAGTGAGAGTAATAAGATGGATCAAGTTGCTCACTCTCTTCCTCTCCCTCTCACCGCCGATTTTGTCCCTCGAATGATGCCTTTTCTCCATCACACTGTTCTAAACCATGGTATGATCCATTTAACTCAACATATTTCTCATGTTTTAGGTGCTTTTGTATAGTCCCTGGAGAGAAAATGTGAATCTAAGTAAACAAGAACCAACTTAATTATAACTTGGTCTAGTGTTAgattcataattta
It encodes:
- the LOC103835974 gene encoding 60S ribosomal protein L18a-like protein is translated as MGQGEEDKSKGFADEAGTHHQYGTFQGVSNYPPPRPQNSPPVTGFPQPSAPPRVYDSAPPHYAHGYQTVPVHGIAEGRPVHVRQRRLPCCGIGLGWFLFIVGFFLGAIPWYVGMFIMIVGRRIDHREKPGYIACTIAAILATIAVILGVTKGAEDW